The genomic region TTACTTCGTGGATTGCAATGCCGCCGCCGTCGAAATGCTGGGCTATGCTTCCAAAAAAGAATTCCTTGACCGGCACCCAGGGAAACTGTCTCCTGAAACCCAACCGGACGGCCAAAAATCCCGGGACAAGGCCCTGAAAATGATGGCAATTGCCAGGACCAAAGGAAGCCATCGCTTTGAATGGAACCACGTGCGTAAAAACGGGGAAATTTTCCCGGTTGAAGTTTCACTGACCGCTATTCCCACTGGAGATGAAATCTTGCTGCACACTGTCTGGCGCGACATCACCGATCGCCGGCGGGCGGCGGAAGAACAGCTGAAATTAAAAAAACTGGAATCCGTGGGTCTGCTGGCCGGGGGAATCGCTCATGATTTCAATAACCTGCTGACCGGGCTGTTCGGCAACCTGGAAATGGCCGGGATGTTTTTGCCTGCCGACCACAAAGCGCGCAAATTCCTGGATGCCGCCGGGCAGTCAATGGAAAACGCCACCAACCTGACCAAACAGCTGCTCACTTTTGCCAAAGGGGGCGATCCCATTAAAAAGACCCTCTCCATCGGCGAAGTCATTGCCGAGACCGCGCGATTTTCACTGCGGGGCGGCAACGCCAGGCTGCAAACCAGTATCGCCCCGGATTTATGGTTGGTGGAAGCCGACAAGGGACAGCTCAGTCAGGTTATCAGCAATCTGGTCATCAACGCCCAACAGGCGATGCCTACCGGCGGGACGATAACCATTACCGCCGGCAATATAAAAACCGCGGCCAGCCGCCGGATACAGATCACCGTGCGGGATGAAGGAGTGGGAATAGCCCCTGAGCATCTGAGCACGGTCTTCGACCCCTACTTTTCCACCAAGCAACAGGGCAGCGGCCTGGGACTGGCCTCCGCCTACTCGATTATCAGCAAACACGGCGGCACCATAACGGTCGATTCAAAACTGAACCAGGGGACCACCTTTACCATCCGGCTGCCGGCTGCGGATAAGGCGGCAGAGACAATCCCGGAAAAACCGGTCGCTGAAATCAACCCCAAGTCGGTTGCCGCCGCCCGGATTTTAGTCCTGGATGATGAGGAAGTGGTACGGGAAATTCTGGGCGACATGCTTGAAGAACTGGGACACCAGGTAGATCATGCCGCCCACGGCCGGGAGGCTGTGGAAAAATACCGGCAGGCGTGGGAGAACAATTCACCCTTCGACCTGGTAATCACTGATTTGACCATCCCCGGCGGCATGGGCGGCGAGGAAACGGCGCGGGAAATCCTGGCTATCGATCCGCGGGCTAAAATCATCGTCTCCAGCGGCTACGCTACCGATCCGGTAATGGCCCATTATGAAGAATATGGCTTTCAAGGCCGAGTCGCGAAACCGTATCGTTTTGCCGAGTTGCGGGAAGTGATTAGAAAGGCTGGAGGATAAAGGCGAAAGGTTAAAGGTTAAAGGACAGCGGTTTAAAATAATTTAACGGCACATCCCATCTCTTTGGCAACTTTAGCCACGACCTCATCCGCGGTAGCTATTGAGGTGATCCCATAGTTTCTGACAATCGTTAAGTGCAACGCGTCCAGCGTTCTTAATGGATATTTTGGATAGCAATCAATAAGGTCGACGGCCGCTTCTAAATTTGAGTTTTCTACATGGTAAAGCTGAAGATATCCGTGAGAGATATCATCTTTAAACAACGTATAGATAGTCAACTCAAGTTCAACATCGATTTCCTCCATCCTTCTACGACGAGCCAGCAGGGAGCGCATCTCAATACAAGTTAAACTACTGATTATCGCCACATCCAGTTTTTGTATATAAGCAGAGAACTCATCTGAATTTTTCTCATTCAGGTACCATTTTGCCAGAGCGCTGGTATCAAGATAAGCAATATTGTCAACCTTCATCGCGATCTCTGCGAATCAAAGTTTCGGAAGCAGTATTGAGATAAGGCATACTACGACGGAGGTCGGAATGACTTGGCCTTTTTTTCGGCGGACTG from Pseudomonadota bacterium harbors:
- a CDS encoding type II toxin-antitoxin system VapC family toxin, encoding MKVDNIAYLDTSALAKWYLNEKNSDEFSAYIQKLDVAIISSLTCIEMRSLLARRRRMEEIDVELELTIYTLFKDDISHGYLQLYHVENSNLEAAVDLIDCYPKYPLRTLDALHLTIVRNYGITSIATADEVVAKVAKEMGCAVKLF
- a CDS encoding ATP-binding protein, with the protein product GKIFDGSKKLWEVFAKNPESIKDLFAKEYNAALKPGGDYIYYSFIKLTTQKTEAPKTSFIYGIPDWQWLVGAGVYLDDIETGIAAMQAGLQKRLRTDIQTTVLLATAIIAIFLLLFHLFSRRLLNDFAIFATFFTRAAQSDQEIDRRKIRFKEFYRMAGDANRMLSDKNIAQHKLRESEEKYRTFFENSTDAMLITRGNYFVDCNAAAVEMLGYASKKEFLDRHPGKLSPETQPDGQKSRDKALKMMAIARTKGSHRFEWNHVRKNGEIFPVEVSLTAIPTGDEILLHTVWRDITDRRRAAEEQLKLKKLESVGLLAGGIAHDFNNLLTGLFGNLEMAGMFLPADHKARKFLDAAGQSMENATNLTKQLLTFAKGGDPIKKTLSIGEVIAETARFSLRGGNARLQTSIAPDLWLVEADKGQLSQVISNLVINAQQAMPTGGTITITAGNIKTAASRRIQITVRDEGVGIAPEHLSTVFDPYFSTKQQGSGLGLASAYSIISKHGGTITVDSKLNQGTTFTIRLPAADKAAETIPEKPVAEINPKSVAAARILVLDDEEVVREILGDMLEELGHQVDHAAHGREAVEKYRQAWENNSPFDLVITDLTIPGGMGGEETAREILAIDPRAKIIVSSGYATDPVMAHYEEYGFQGRVAKPYRFAELREVIRKAGG